The following DNA comes from Candidatus Eisenbacteria bacterium.
CGGTCCGCCGGGTCCGCGAACAGGACGTTGAAGGTCGTGAGGCTGCCGTACGCCTTCGTGATGTACTCCTGGAGCTGCAGGCGATCCGCGTCGTCGAGCTTCGGGTGCGTGTTGATGCGTTGCTCGAGGACGCGGAGCTTGTCGCGCACGCCGACGATCTTGCGGAAGAACCCATCGATCGGCACCGCCTTCTCCTGCGTGCCTGCTTTGCCGGGCTTCATGACGAGCTGTCCGCCGTGCCAGCGCTCGCCGATCTCGCCCGTCACCGACTGCTCGGCGTTGAAGATCGCGCGGACGGCCTGGACGATCTTGCGGAGGTCTTCTTCCTCGAGCATGGACGCGACTCCTATCGGACGAGGCCCTCGACCGCCTTCGGCATCGTCTGCGCGACGCGGACGATCGGGATGCCCGTCTGCGTGTTGAGGAACATCTCGTGCATGCAGCGCGGCAGATCCTCGAACTTGTAGATCTCCTTGTGCACCGTCGGCTTGAAGACCGTGCCGTAGAGCTCGGTCGCGGCCCGGCAGCCGTCGATGGTCTCGTAGTGCGTGTGGTCGAGCGTGATCTGGCGCACGGAGAGGTTCGCGGAGTTGTACGTGCACTCGCGCGCGAGCTGCCAGCCGGCGCTGACGTTCACGCCCTCGCGCGCCGCCGCCGCAATGCCGGCCTCGAAGACGGGCCCGCGCAGCATGTCGCACACGAGGTGCATGCCCTCGCCGCCGGTCAGCTTCTTCACCTGCCCGTTGAAGTTCTTCACGTCGTCGCGCGACTTGAAGCGGTTGTACTGCTTCTGGTCGATCGGCTCGATGCCCATCTTGGCGAGGAACTCGCGCCGCTCCGGGCTGCCCGAGCAGAAGAACGCGCGATGCCCCTCGCGCTTGGCGAGCATGAGGAAGAGCTCGGAGACGCCGCCGCCGAAGCCGAGGACGTTCACCGTCGCGCGCCGCTCGACGGGCACCTTCAGGCGGTAGATGCCGATCGCACGGCGCCACAGGTGATACGCCGTCGGCGCCCGCAGCGGCAGCGCGGCGATCTCCCAGAGATTGAGGCCGCACTGCAGCGGCGCCTTGATCACCTGCCACTCGCCGACCATGGCTTCCTCGCCGTACCAGCCGATCGAGTCCGGCTGATCGTAGGCCCAGATGCGCAGCGCGAAACCGTACACGTCGGGCTCGCCGTTGCAGTGGGTGACGACGACGTCGCCGACCTTGACCGACGTCACATCGGCCCCGGCGGCGATCACCTCGCCGACGGCGCTGTTGCCCGGATAGATCTTGCCGCCGCGCAGCTCGGCGATGTTGACCGTGTCGGCGAGGACCGCGTGGTCGACGTTGTGCTCGGCCGAGACCGCGAGGATGCGCAGGTGGACGTCGCGCGGCCCCATCGGCCGGAGCTGGAGCGTGTCGAGCTTCAAAACGTTCGCGAAGTCGAACTTGTCGTGGTCGCCGCCCGTGCGCTTGTGCTCGGCGGCGATGTCGGTGGCGCTGATCGCGAAGGCTCTCGGCATGGGACGACTCCTTGCAGGGGATGCGCTCAGACCCGCAGCGGGCTCATGAGCGAGAGGAAGTCTTTCAGGTTCTTGAAGCGCATCATGGCGTTCGTGCGCTTCTCGTCGCCGATCGTCGAGCGCGGGCGGTCGGCATAGTTGTGGCCGGGCAGGAGGACGGTCTGGTCGGGGAGCGCGGCCAGGACCTGCGTCAGGCTCCGGTACATGTCCTCCGCGTTCGATCCGGGCAGGTCGACGCGGCCGCACGAGCCGATGAAGAGCGTGTCGCCCGAGATGCACGTGTTGCCGACCAGGAAGCACTGGGATCCCGGCGTGTGCCCCGGCGTGTGCACGAAGGTCGTGCGGATGCGGCCGACGTCGGTCGTGTCGCCGGCCTCGACGGCGACGATGTCGGAGTCCGACAGTCCGCACACGCGATGGACGAACGGCACCTCGGACTTGTGGATCCAGGTCTTGACGCCCGCCTTGCCGGCAAGCTCGACCGCCCCGGTGATCTGGTGTCCCATGAGATCGCCGCCGAGGTGGTCGGGATGGAAGTGGGTCACGAGGTTCTTCGTGATCGTGTAGCCGTCGGCGCGTGCGGTCTCGAGGATCGCGTCGATGTCCCATGCGGCGTCGACGACCGCCGCTTCGTGCGTCTGCGGATCGCCGAAGAGATAGACGTAGTTCTGCATCGGCCCGATCTCGAGCTGCTTCATGTAGAGCGCTTCGCTCATCGACGTCTCCTCGCGCCGGCGCTCGCCGCGACCTTGCGGGCTCCTGCGGCGCGCGTCCGGCCCAGCGCGGCCTCGCGCTCGAGCGGCCGCTCCCAGAGGTACTCGCGCTCGCCCAGGTGGTGGCCCACCCAGCGCGAGAGCACGAAGAGCAGGTCCGAGAGGCGGTTCAGGTAGCGCAGCGGGCCGTCGCCCACGTCCTCGATGCGCATGAGGCGCAGGACGTCGCGCTCGGCGCGACGGCACACCGTGCGGGCGACGTGCAGGAGCGCGCTCGTCTGGCCGCCGCCCGGCAAGATGAACGACTTGAGCGGCGCCAGGTCTTTCTGGCAGCGGTCCATGCACTGCTCGAGCGCCGTCACCTCGGCGTCGCCCACCTTGAACATGCCGGGCATCCACGCCGCCGGCGGCGTCGCGAGCTCGGCGCCCACGTCGAACAGCTCGCTCTGCAGCTTGCGCAGGATGCCGTCGAGCTCGCGGCAGACCCGATGGCGGCGCAGGGCCGCCTCGTTGAACGCTCGCGCGACGCCGATGGCGGCGTTCAGCTCGTCGACCGCGCCGTAGGCGTCGATGCGCGCGTGGTCCTTCGGCACGCGCACGCCGCCCACGAGATCGGTCTCGCCCTGATCGCCGCGTCGCGTATAGACACGGGTAATACGGATTGCCACGGGGCGGAGTCTTAGCGTCGGCGTCCCGGGGAGTCCACCCCGCGGCCGGCTACGACGCGGCGTCGGCGCGGCGTCGCGCGTGCCGCTTGATGATCTCGCGCAGCTTCGGCGGGTCGATCGGCTTCTTGTAGAGCACGTCCTCGAGCCCCTCGAGCTTGCTGCGCTTGATGATGTGGTCCTTGTCGAAGTGGAACGCAGTCATCAGTACGACGGGGACGTCGGGCCATCGCTCGCGCACGCGCTGGAAGACCTCGTGGCCGTCGAGGTCGGGCATGACCACGTCGGACAGGACGAGATCGACCCGTTCGCGCTCGAGCTTCGCGAGCGCCTCGCGCCCCCCGGTGGCGACGACCACGTCGCAGCCCTCCTGCGTCAGGAGGTCGCGCAGCGACTGGCAGACGCCGAGGTCGTCGTCGACCACGAGGAGCTTGATGCCGTCGAGCTCGGGATCGCGGCGCAGGTCGCGCGTGCTCGCGGGTCGCACACCGGGCGCGCAGGCGCGCAGGTCGATCATCTGCGTGCCGTGCAGGTACTCGCGCGTCGTGTATTCGGTGCCCTGGGCCTGCTGCGTGAGCGTCGCGACGATCTGGTGGATGCGGTTCACCGCCGCATGGGTCGAGTCCAGGCGTTCGCTCTCGACGATGAAGTCCTCGTCGTTGCTCACCCGCTCGATGTAGGTCGTGAGCAGGTTCAGGTTGTTGACGATCACCTCGAGCGGATTGTTGATCTCGTGCGCGAGGCCGACCGCGACCTCGGCCAGCGTGACGAGCTGGTCGTGCCGCCGGATCTCGCGCAGGTCCTTCGCGAACCCGATCGAGCCCGTCTCCTGGCCACGGTCGTCGTGGATCAGCGAGCCGGAGATCGTGACCGGGATCCGCTCGCCACCCTTCGTCAGGAAGAACGTCTCGAAGTTGCGGACGCGTCCGGGGACCGCGCTCTGGCCCTCGCGCATCGCCGTCATCACCTTGCGCGCCTCGGCGAGGTCCGGATACAAGCGCGTCACGTGCGCACCGAGCACGTCCGCGGGAGTGTAGCCCAGCGTCTGTCGCGCGCCGTCGTTGTAGAAGGTGATGATACCGCGGCGGTCGACGGCGACGATGATGTCGGGGGAGTCCTCGAGAAGCTTCTCGAAGTAGATCGCGGGAAGACGGGGAGCAGTCACGATAGGCCGCGCAAGCCCGCCATGCTAGGCGCGGCGCCCCGGGGGGTCAAGGCAATCCGGCTCCTCACGATCGTCGTCTGCTGTACGCTCGTCGCGAGCGGTTGCTTCTGGCACCGCTATTCCGGGCGCATGCGTGTGCACACCGAGGTGCTGGTCGCGGTCGCGCGCAAGGTGCGCGACCTGGTGGCGACCGGCCGCTTCACCGCCGAGACGTTTCCGGAG
Coding sequences within:
- a CDS encoding zinc-binding dehydrogenase, yielding MPRAFAISATDIAAEHKRTGGDHDKFDFANVLKLDTLQLRPMGPRDVHLRILAVSAEHNVDHAVLADTVNIAELRGGKIYPGNSAVGEVIAAGADVTSVKVGDVVVTHCNGEPDVYGFALRIWAYDQPDSIGWYGEEAMVGEWQVIKAPLQCGLNLWEIAALPLRAPTAYHLWRRAIGIYRLKVPVERRATVNVLGFGGGVSELFLMLAKREGHRAFFCSGSPERREFLAKMGIEPIDQKQYNRFKSRDDVKNFNGQVKKLTGGEGMHLVCDMLRGPVFEAGIAAAAREGVNVSAGWQLARECTYNSANLSVRQITLDHTHYETIDGCRAATELYGTVFKPTVHKEIYKFEDLPRCMHEMFLNTQTGIPIVRVAQTMPKAVEGLVR
- a CDS encoding MBL fold metallo-hydrolase; its protein translation is MSEALYMKQLEIGPMQNYVYLFGDPQTHEAAVVDAAWDIDAILETARADGYTITKNLVTHFHPDHLGGDLMGHQITGAVELAGKAGVKTWIHKSEVPFVHRVCGLSDSDIVAVEAGDTTDVGRIRTTFVHTPGHTPGSQCFLVGNTCISGDTLFIGSCGRVDLPGSNAEDMYRSLTQVLAALPDQTVLLPGHNYADRPRSTIGDEKRTNAMMRFKNLKDFLSLMSPLRV
- a CDS encoding cob(I)yrinic acid a,c-diamide adenosyltransferase; this encodes MAIRITRVYTRRGDQGETDLVGGVRVPKDHARIDAYGAVDELNAAIGVARAFNEAALRRHRVCRELDGILRKLQSELFDVGAELATPPAAWMPGMFKVGDAEVTALEQCMDRCQKDLAPLKSFILPGGGQTSALLHVARTVCRRAERDVLRLMRIEDVGDGPLRYLNRLSDLLFVLSRWVGHHLGEREYLWERPLEREAALGRTRAAGARKVAASAGARRRR
- a CDS encoding response regulator, whose translation is MTAPRLPAIYFEKLLEDSPDIIVAVDRRGIITFYNDGARQTLGYTPADVLGAHVTRLYPDLAEARKVMTAMREGQSAVPGRVRNFETFFLTKGGERIPVTISGSLIHDDRGQETGSIGFAKDLREIRRHDQLVTLAEVAVGLAHEINNPLEVIVNNLNLLTTYIERVSNDEDFIVESERLDSTHAAVNRIHQIVATLTQQAQGTEYTTREYLHGTQMIDLRACAPGVRPASTRDLRRDPELDGIKLLVVDDDLGVCQSLRDLLTQEGCDVVVATGGREALAKLERERVDLVLSDVVMPDLDGHEVFQRVRERWPDVPVVLMTAFHFDKDHIIKRSKLEGLEDVLYKKPIDPPKLREIIKRHARRRADAAS